The Nitrospirota bacterium genome includes a window with the following:
- the pyrR gene encoding bifunctional pyr operon transcriptional regulator/uracil phosphoribosyltransferase PyrR, whose amino-acid sequence MNMQENIIMDSIGIGRALNRIAHEIIERNHGTDGLVLVGIRTCGAHLAKRLSAKIMEIEKSDVPVGILDITLYRDDVMTKKGHPALRKTEIPFDISGKIVVLVDDVLYTGRTIRAAMDGLMDLGRPDMIQLAVLIDRGHRELPIRADYAGKNVPTSVTAKIKVLLSEEGNEDRVVIRE is encoded by the coding sequence ATGAATATGCAAGAAAACATAATCATGGATAGTATAGGCATTGGAAGGGCGCTTAACCGTATCGCCCATGAGATAATTGAACGGAATCATGGGACGGACGGGCTTGTGCTTGTGGGAATTCGTACATGCGGCGCCCATCTTGCAAAACGTTTATCAGCTAAGATAATGGAGATTGAAAAATCAGATGTACCTGTCGGGATACTTGATATAACGCTCTACAGGGATGATGTTATGACCAAGAAAGGACATCCGGCATTGAGGAAGACTGAGATACCATTTGATATCTCAGGCAAGATTGTTGTGCTTGTGGATGATGTCCTCTACACAGGAAGGACTATAAGGGCCGCAATGGATGGCTTAATGGACCTTGGACGGCCTGACATGATTCAACTGGCTGTGCTGATAGACAGAGGACACAGGGAACTTCCAATAAGGGCAGACTACGCAGGAAAGAATGTCCCCACCTCCGTAACAGCAAAGATAAAAGTCCTGCTGTCTGAAGAGGGGAATGAAGACAGGGTTGTTATCAGGGAATAA
- a CDS encoding aspartate carbamoyltransferase catalytic subunit — protein MELNRKDLLEIKGLDRDEINLFLDTAESFKEVTGRDIKKVPTLRGKTVVNLFFEPSTRTRTSFELAAKRLSADVINFSVSTSSVTKGETLLDTARNIEAMRSDFIVIRHSASGAPHLLAQQLKSSVINAGDGFHEHPTQALLDMFTIREKKGRLEGLKVVIIGDITHSRVARSNIYGLTRLGAEVCVAAPPALIPVDIELSGVSVYYNLTEAIKDADVIMVLRIQLERQGKNYFPGLREYARLFCLTAEKVKYAKEDVMVMHPGPINRGIEISPEVADGLSSVILEQVTNGIAVRMAALYLLSGNRDRS, from the coding sequence GTGGAATTGAATAGAAAAGACCTGCTTGAGATAAAGGGATTAGATCGGGATGAGATAAATTTATTCCTTGATACTGCTGAGTCATTTAAAGAAGTTACAGGAAGGGATATAAAGAAAGTCCCAACGTTGCGTGGTAAAACAGTGGTGAACCTTTTCTTTGAACCGAGTACTCGGACAAGGACATCCTTTGAACTCGCGGCAAAGAGGCTTTCTGCTGATGTAATAAACTTTTCTGTTTCAACCAGCAGTGTCACTAAAGGGGAGACGCTTCTAGATACTGCAAGAAACATAGAGGCAATGAGGTCGGACTTTATTGTTATCCGCCATTCCGCATCAGGCGCACCACACCTGCTTGCTCAACAACTTAAAAGTTCAGTTATCAATGCAGGGGACGGTTTTCATGAACACCCCACACAGGCATTGCTTGACATGTTTACCATTCGTGAAAAAAAGGGGAGGCTTGAAGGGTTAAAGGTTGTGATAATCGGTGATATTACTCACAGTCGTGTGGCGAGGTCGAACATATATGGCCTGACGAGGCTTGGTGCAGAGGTGTGTGTAGCCGCCCCTCCGGCCCTTATTCCGGTTGACATAGAATTATCAGGCGTTTCTGTTTATTATAATCTTACTGAAGCAATTAAAGATGCTGATGTAATAATGGTGTTGAGGATTCAGTTAGAACGCCAGGGCAAGAATTACTTTCCGGGCCTCAGGGAATATGCAAGACTATTCTGCTTAACTGCTGAGAAGGTAAAATATGCAAAAGAGGACGTCATGGTGATGCACCCAGGCCCGATCAACCGCGGTATAGAAATATCACCGGAGGTTGCTGACGGGCTGTCTTCTGTAATACTTGAACAGGTTACAAATGGGATCGCAGTGAGGATGGCAGCGTTGTATTTGCTGAGTGGAAACAGGGATAGAAGTTAG